Within the Gadus chalcogrammus isolate NIFS_2021 chromosome 20, NIFS_Gcha_1.0, whole genome shotgun sequence genome, the region tgtgttcctggaaCATGTGAGCCGTCAACCGTCGTCGTGGGCACCATCTGAGATCAGCGTCGTTCTGGAACAGATGcactgacaacaacaacaacaacaacaacattgacGGCAGTAGCCGTGAcatgataaaggacagacacaGCTGGGAAGATCAAATCTCACTTCCGGTTCTCATGTGCTGTGCAGTGATACGGCAAAACTGCACATTTTATTATTAGCATTAACCAAACTAGGAATAAGTTGAAAAGCTTATTTTTGGGCAGCACTGGAGTGAGGTGAAATGTATGTATTTAccaaatgtattatatatatatatatatatattatatatatatatatatatatatataatggtaCTGTGCCATGTAAGATGTGCTGCTTTACAGCCATGGTTCTCCCTTTATAACCTATGGAGAGAAACGTTGATGTTGAACTTGGAAAGTACTAATGAGCACGACTTAGGTTTACTTAGTTGAATGGAGGCCTGGTTAAATTATTGCAAAAGGGTTTAGTTCAAAGGGATGACTTTTGTTTGAATCAatcacacaatcaaacacagactcacatcTCTTTGTGAAAATACTCTTTCATGTACTACATTACATTCTTCATAGAAAGCTGAAGTAAAAAAGATATTTAGCGGGCTAAATTGCTGCTTCTTTGCATGTCGTTACAACTTGCCCGTGTAGAACTGTAGGTCTATCATAACAGTGTAGCTCATTGAGAAGATACTAGCATTTGTTTTTCAAAATAGGCCCAGCCCTATTGAAATTTGCATGTCAACTTGATGAGATTGTATCTCTCTTTAGACAGAATACATTGCAGGAAGTAAAGAGCACCATAGCCTATAAAAGGTcattctgaaaaaaaagaaacaaacgagAGACGACCAAGCGAGGACATAATCAGTGGCTGATCGTCGAGATTTGTTGCAAGCAAAAAAGATTTTCCCAAACTTAATGTGATCTTTTTTTGCAAGAGTGCTAGGTTTGACCTCCACTGAGGCAAATTGTAACCTGTTGTCGAAAAAGGTTTAAAAAGCCATATCAAATAGAAAGTCTTGGCTTTAACTTGTGATATTTGGAATTAGGTAGGACTGGGTCTTGATGAAGGGCATTACATACGTGCAGCCTAATTAAATCTAAAATAAGGGTTTGTAGGCCTTTAAGTAAATAGACTTAATTAAGACACCTTTtctttctctacctctttctctgGGTTTTTAATCAAATGCCATAGGATGTGCTCTATATATTTCCACTATATTTACCAGACCAGTGGGCTATTTGCTCATGCATGCTGCATTTGATATGGACCGTCACAGCACGTTATATTTATGCCTTTTGATTTAACATTAGAAATGTCACGCCAGATACAATACGGTAACACAATTTGGTTAAAATGTTTATCTTTCCGTAAGTCCGCGTGGATATAAACATGCGCGATGGTGCGCGTTTGTTTAATAGCCTTTCCCCTCTCGGGTGACTCCTGTTGCCTATAGCCCATTAAGCCTCGTcgtgaggtggtggagggaggctgTGCGCGGGAAGCCAACGGCACGCACGCTCCATTAGCGGACCCACTGCCGCGCCGATCTGCCGGTAATTTGCGTAACGAGATGAGAGCGCCCCGGTTAGCGGTCTCCCTGGGTAACGGCCTCCCACCGCCCTTATCTATCTCCTTGTTTCCGGTgcgcagcaacacacacacacacacacacacacacacacacacacacacacacacacacacacacacacacacacacacacacacacacacacacacacacacacacacacacacacacacacacacacacacacacacacacacacacacacacacacacacacacacacacacacacacacacacacacacacacacacacacgcaaacgtcGGCGATAGACACCCCTTGTTTTGCATCGCGCGGAGCTTCAACGTTACGTTTTGCAGCGTTGGTCCAGCGCCCTCAAGCGGCCAAAAAATGCAACATCCAAGAAGTTACGATTGTTTTTTTCCCTTCGCTATTGCGCACCACAACCGACCGTTCGGCCCCTACCAATTTTTGAAGTTCTAATATTGTTTGAAGTTTTAATATCGTTTGGTGTATGACACATCCAGAGCATTAAGGCCTCTAACAATATTTTCTTCATTTTTCCAGCCATTGAAGCGCTCTGATCCAATTAGATTCATTAATGATTTCTAGATAAAGGGGTTTTTGGTAGAAAAGCTCTGTTAAAACACATAATATCCCAACACTCATATGTAAGACACAAAACTCAGTCAAACCGTTATtctgaatatttattaatattaagaCCACTGATGGCATTTTAGAGAAGAATGACAATAGCATGGTTAGTAGTTGTTGAGTCTCTGGTGACCCCATGTGTATGCTGGATAgaattacaattcattatttacaTTAGTTTGTTCgagaaattaaattaaattccacTGGGAAATTTAGTCACTAAATAATTTTCAGACTGATAAGCAAAACATTTAGATAAACGGACGACGACCATCAAATGATTAATGTTTACACAAGAAGCGCGCACACAAGTTCAGTCAGTCCCGCAGATTGACCAGCACGCATGCGCATTAACAGGCATGCAGCCACGTGCACGCAAATACAAAGCTGTTTAAATTGGCCGTGAACAAAACTATCAATAAATGTACATTATGTGGTTTGCCATCACGTGCGAAGCAAACATAAATCTCAAACAAATACAGAGTGATAGCAAAAGCCTACCTTTAGCATATTATCCAGATTAGGTGAAACATTACATCATCCACATTAACATATATTGTTTACATATCTACAGTCTGAGAACATGTTAAAATGCAGGGATAAAATGCTGACGCAGTTCATTTTCTTAAATATGATGATATCAGGATCAATGCAAAGCAAATAATAACAACCCAAGTCATTTCGGAATAAATCAGAACTATAGAGAATGaggaaaagaagaaagagaagaaaaggtTTAACTCATACAACCAATGACTCCTCTATCATCTATGATAATGGTAAAACAAATTTCCACATTTTAAGTTTCCATAGGATTGAAACTATCATTAtaactttttgttttttgtttcttcAGACCGTATAGGAGGGTAAAAGAACCTCCCATTGAACTTTAAAGGAAATTGAAGGGGAAATGTTAACTGTGGCTAAGacaaccaaaataaaataactagCAAAATGTGGCTAGGTACAACATGTGTTGTAACCAGTCAGGGGAAAAATGCCATGTTATTTAAAGTTCGATCACGAGGTAAAACCAAAGACGCAAGAAATATCCTTTAAAATGTTTATCAAAATTCTGTTTGTATATGTACCTAGAATCAACATAAGCCTATTGAATCTGGGTAAAATCTCCATTTCATGTTTATATACATTGCCCCTTTTGCGGGGTGTGCACAACGATTTCACATTCACTTCACATTTAGTTTATAACGTATCATTACACTACACTTAATTGATAACTTAATCTTAACTAATTAATTGCAAATGCAGTACACTAAACATATTTTGCCTCAACCAAAAGTCCAGAAgctctcaaaacaatgaaagtcCATTTTCATGAGACATTATCTTCAATAGGATATGTATGTCTGATATTCTCTGCTCAATAAAGCTTTGATAATATATGTCCAATAAAATAGTAACCAGATTTGTCATTGTATAATTTtttcaaaaaatataataatatcaaCTTTTGATATATTATCATAGATACCAAATCCAAGTCATGGTCGTTTTTGGTTTTCGTTTGGCCTTTATTACGGTAGAAAGATTGTTCCTGGACAATGTCGCAATCCAGTAAACGTGGATCATATTGCCTTCATCTGTGAGATCAAGTTGTGCCAAATAAGGCATCAAACAATAGAAAGCTTTCAGAGTGCTATGTGTTCCCCGAACCCCTGCATACATCCCCATGAGCGACCTCTAGACCCAGCGGAAAAGTAAAGGATTGCACGGAAGCATTGAGCACATCTACAGCGGTGTGTTAAGGAATGGTGCTTTTACAAGGAAGTTACATTAAGGTATTACATTAaggtcacagacagagagagagtgacagagagagagtgacagtgagagagagagagagagggagattcaTTTTCATTCAGTAGTGTGCTAGTTGTCGCCTCCTCGTTTATAACCTCATATAAGGTGCAAATTTGTTCTCTCCGCTCTTCATCACCCTagagacaaaaagagaaaacagTTACCTTAGGGACAACAATGAAatcgtgtgagtgtgtatgtatacgtgcatccatgtgtatgtgtgagtaagtacatccatgtatgtgtgtatgtgcatgtttttgGCTGCGGTTGTGTGCCTGTTTGggcatgtgcgtatgtgtgtacatgcatgtgtgtgcgtgtgagtacgAACATCACTGACCTGGAAATACCACATCAGCTAAACCATCTCgtactgattggctgttatgatCCTGGACAGACAGCAGGCCAGCAGCATGCCAATCAactgacaaagagacagacggaTAACATTTCGGTTATCAGCTATCATTTCAGTTAGGATCATGACGTTCACGCGACATCACAAAGGCTtccacatgtctctctctctcagtctctctctctcactctccctctctctctcacccacctgAGAGAAGGCTATTCCAAACGTGACACCAGCGATGATGGCCATGTTGGTCTCCATGAAAGATGTCACCAACTCATAGCAACCctgaaggaaaagaagaagtgTATCAATTAGAGCAGTGACCACTCTctcaacaacagcaaaacagAAGGGAACGCGATAAACCTCAACCCAGGACACATGATAAAGTGGTCCACACATGATGAGCAGTCAGGGTCCACGTTGCCAGTATTGCCGACGTATTCCAATGGGGCTGAGCGCTGAAGCCCACTCTGGTGTTGACGCTGGCCGCAGCAGACCACCTAGATTCTCCTCGTTGACGCTGCGCTCTTCCAAGTTCAAGTTCATATTTGACCCGGTAGACACAGACCTCTTGGAGCGTGTCCAATCAGATCACAGCTTTGTTTGATGTTCTAAAATCAACAGATGCCAACAGCCAACAGCTTTTCGTAATTTCCTAACCTAAATCCCATCTGTTGGCTGTGCACAGCGTCAAGCAATTGCCGATTGTTAGAGTTGAGAACCGGGTGCAGTGTTTTGTTttccacagacagagacaggatAAAATGAATGCACCTGCCGAAATCCAAACATTGTATTTTCAGTTGGATACACAAAACAACTTTTGAGCAGTGTATTGGACTGATTTTCAACAGAGCAGACTGTCTCGTGAATCCGGTTCACAGATTCCCTCTTTGCCTCATGTGCATTTAGGATCGTAAACGATATACTGCCCCCTTGTGTTCACATCGGGGTGAGGTGGAAGTACAAAAGCAGAGATCTGCCTCGTTTCTCCGAGCTTCTTCTGCCATGCGTTGAGCGCAGCAGAGCAGTGAATGCAGCCCTCAgagtgaacacagacacactgacctgGTGATAGACCTTGGTGGGGGCGGCGGTTGCGTTGCGGAGGTCCTGCGTGCTGCAGTCAGCCGAGTTGAGGCAGCAGCTGGGGGGGATGCCGTTGGCCGGGTAGTAAACACTGGCCAGCCAGCTAGTGTAGTTGTACACACCACAGCAGCGCAgctacagagaggggggggggattggatgGGATATgagatatagatagagatagagatagatatagagatagagagagttacAGACAGTGATAGAAAAAAGTAAAGTgagcaaaagagaaaaaaacggAAGGAACGGATGTTAGAAAAATGATAAAAGAAGagtttgaaaaatgtaataaagagagaaagggattcCCAGGTTGACAGAGTAAGGAAGAACAAGGGAAGGATTTAGATAGCAAAATGCCACCGCCATCCGCCCCAACGGTGTGCATCTGTTGCAACGCATTGCCGTGGCGTCAGGGGACTTACATGGTGCTGTAAATAGTCTACAGCGACGCTTGCTTCGTTTTCAGCATTATAGTTGAGCACAGCGTCGGTGTACGTCCTTAAAAAGGTTCCCTTTATCTGGGGGGGATGACAACAGAAACACCACGTTTGGTTACACAGGCTTGACAGTGAGTTACTGGGCTCATTTTACCACCGAGATGAAAATGTCTGGAGAATGCGCCGGGAGGCCCCTCAGACCTCGTGACGGAAGACGAATCCAGAGATGCCGGCCACCAGCTCGGCCAGGaagaccagagagaggaacatgGCGTACTgcagggacagagacacacacacgcgtgttgTAGCTAGCCTGGAGACCGGGGTCAATGCACATAATCCTTTCTAATGTCCCCTATccagtacatgcacacacacgcacttagccacacacattaacatagatacatacacgcacagatgcacacacactgaaccatACGCACTTGACCACCATAAACGGAGAGCGTTGCCCTATGGCGTCTATTGGGTTTGTGATCCCGCTTCAGCGAATAGAGGTCACTCATTATCCCCTTTATCAAGTGAGCCAAGGCTAATTAATCAACATTTATAACACatagctccctccctctcccctgccactctccctcccctcccctcccctccatcgcGTCTCTCCCTcgcatctctccctcccctcaatAACATCTCTCACGGCCTCCCTTCCTTCCACTTTTCTCCCCACCCTCATTCCCCGATCCCTCCAAAACTCCTCCAtttctccaccctccctcccacactactcccccccccccctctccttctttcctcccCATCAGCCATCCATCACTCTCCACTCCCATCCTGGCATCccgtccctctcttccctccccctcacatccgcctcctccttccccctgtCCCTGCCTtcaatccctctccctccctgccctggccttcccttctcctccctcccccacccccactcccttgctctctccttcccctcccatccctctaTCTCCAGTCACCAGCTTCAGCATCCAGGGGCTCCCCCTGCAGGTGGCGAAGCATCCGAACAGGCCGAACACCACGATGACGGTCCCGGTGCCGATGAGGACGTAGGGCGCGTTGGTGGAGTTGTCGGCGATCAGCGAGATGTAGGGTCCCAGCATTATCTTGCCCCATATTCCCACCGCCAACAGGATAGCCCCAGTTATCTGTCagacgagagggagggaggaaaaggagggagaggcaggaaagatggggagaggggaggtagagaggtaaaggagggagagagagcgagaggataGTGTGTGGGAGTTGAGAAAAACCCGAGAGGAAGTGTGGATGAGAAACATGAAATGAGGAAGGAAGAGCATAATTTAAACAGATCCCTGTGCGGTGGCAGGAGAGCCAACGTTTCCATTGCTCTAATGGGAGGAAGGCAGCGAGAGGCGGATCGAGATGAACAATAAAAGAAGAGCGATGGGAGAGTGTGGCTGAGGAGGGGCGGGAGGGGAAGGTGGTGGCAGACGTATGTGAGAGGAATGTATCCTGATCGTAAGACACATCGCTTGCTCGCTTTCGGAACAttgatttaaacacacacacaggccggcacacacacacacacacacacacacacacacacacacacacacacacacacac harbors:
- the tspan7b gene encoding tetraspanin-7b, producing METKPVITCLKTLLVVYSFVFWITGAILLAVGIWGKIMLGPYISLIADNSTNAPYVLIGTGTVIVVFGLFGCFATCRGSPWMLKLYAMFLSLVFLAELVAGISGFVFRHEIKGTFLRTYTDAVLNYNAENEASVAVDYLQHHLRCCGVYNYTSWLASVYYPANGIPPSCCLNSADCSTQDLRNATAAPTKVYHQGCYELVTSFMETNMAIIAGVTFGIAFSQLIGMLLACCLSRIITANQYEMV